In a genomic window of Gambusia affinis linkage group LG04, SWU_Gaff_1.0, whole genome shotgun sequence:
- the LOC122828940 gene encoding BTB/POZ domain-containing protein 3 isoform X2 produces the protein MFYGELAEDTEEIRIPDVEPPSFLAMLKYIYCDEIDLCADTVLATLYAAKKYIVPHLARACVNFLETSLSAKNACVLLSQSCLFEEPDLTQRCWEVIDAQAELALRSEGFCDIDAQTLESILRRETLNAKEMVVFEAALSWAEAECQRRDLPPSIDNKRLVLGKAIYLIRIPAMALEDFANGAAQSGVLTLNETNDIFLWFTASRKPELLFCTKPRKGLAPQRCHRFQSCAYRSNQWRYRGRCDSIQFAVDRRVFIAGFGLYGSSCGSAEYSAKMELKRQGVPMAQRLIKFFSDGSSSTFPVWFDYPVQIEPDTFYTASVVLDGNELSYFGQEGMTEVQSGKVTFQFQCSSDSTNGTGVQGGQIPELIFYA, from the exons ATGTTTTACGGCGAGCTGGCCGAGGACACGGAGGAGATCCGGATCCCGGACGTGGAGCCGCCGTCCTTCCTGGCCATGCTGAA GTACATCTACTGCGACGAGATCGACCTGTGCGCCGACACGGTGCTCGCCACCCTCTACGCCGCCAAGAAGTACATCGTGCCTCACCTGGCGCGGGCCTGCGTCAACTTCCTGGAGACGAGCCTGAGCGCCAAGAACGCCTGCGTCCTTCTGTCGCAGAGCTGCCTGTTCGAGGAGCCGGACCTGACGCAGCGCTGCTGGGAGGTCATCGACGCGCAGGCCGAGCTGGCGCTGCGCTCCGAGGGCTTCTGCGACATCGACGCGCAGACGCTGGAGAGCATCCTGCGGCGGGAGACGCTCAACGCCAAGGAGATGGTCGTGTTCGAGGCGGCGCTGAGCTGGGCCGAGGCCGAGTGCCAGCGCCGCGACCTGCCGCCCTCCATCGACAACAAGCGGCTGGTGCTGGGAAAGGCCATCTACCTGATCCGCATCCCCGCCATGGCGCTGGAGGACTTCGCCAACGGCGCGGCGCAGTCCGGCGTGCTGACGCTCAACGAGACCAACGACATCTTCCTGTGGTTCACGGCGTCCCGCAAGCCGGAGCTGCTGTTCTGCACCAAGCCGCGGAAGGGGCTGGCGCCTCAGCGCTGCCACCGCTTCCAGTCCTGCGCCTACCGCAGCAACCAGTGGCGCTACCGCGGCCGCTGCGACAGCATCCAGTTCGCCGTGGACCGCCGCGTCTTCATCGCCGGCTTCGGCCTGTACGGCTCCAGCTGCGGCTCGGCCGAGTACAGCGCCAAGATGGAGCTGAAGCGGCAGGGCGTGCCCATGGCGCAGCGCCTCATCAAGTTCTTCTCCGACGGCTCCAGCAGCACCTTCCCGGTCTGGTTCGATTACCCGGTCCAGATCGAGCCCGACACCTTCTACACGGCCAGCGTGGTTCTGGACGGCAACGAGCTCAGCTACTTCGGCCAGGAGGGCATGACGGAGGTCCAGAGCGGCAAGGTCaccttccagttccagtgctCCTCCGACAGCACCAACGGGACCGGGGTCCAGGGCGGCCAGATCCCAGAACTCATCTTCTACGCCTGA
- the LOC122828940 gene encoding BTB/POZ domain-containing protein 3 isoform X1, whose amino-acid sequence MAAELFPAKKLVSSASSSSSSAASLQQQNLSNNNPAPGGCSWQGLYPTIRERNSVMFNNEMMADVHFVVGPPGGTQRVPGHKYVLAVGSSVFHAMFYGELAEDTEEIRIPDVEPPSFLAMLKYIYCDEIDLCADTVLATLYAAKKYIVPHLARACVNFLETSLSAKNACVLLSQSCLFEEPDLTQRCWEVIDAQAELALRSEGFCDIDAQTLESILRRETLNAKEMVVFEAALSWAEAECQRRDLPPSIDNKRLVLGKAIYLIRIPAMALEDFANGAAQSGVLTLNETNDIFLWFTASRKPELLFCTKPRKGLAPQRCHRFQSCAYRSNQWRYRGRCDSIQFAVDRRVFIAGFGLYGSSCGSAEYSAKMELKRQGVPMAQRLIKFFSDGSSSTFPVWFDYPVQIEPDTFYTASVVLDGNELSYFGQEGMTEVQSGKVTFQFQCSSDSTNGTGVQGGQIPELIFYA is encoded by the exons ATGGCAGCAGAGCTGTTCCCCGCCAAGAAGCTGGTGTCTTCGGCctcaagcagcagcagctccgccGCCTCgctccagcagcagaacctgagcAACAACAACCCGGCCCCGGGCGGCTGCAGCTGGCAGGGCCTGTACCCCACCATCCGGGAGAG gaaTTCAGTCATGTTCAACAACGAGATGATGGCCGACGTTCACTTTGTGGTCGGACCGCCGGGCGGGACGCAGAGGGTTCCTGGACACAAG TACGTCCTGGCTGTGGGCAGCTCCGTGTTCCACGCCATGTTTTACGGCGAGCTGGCCGAGGACACGGAGGAGATCCGGATCCCGGACGTGGAGCCGCCGTCCTTCCTGGCCATGCTGAA GTACATCTACTGCGACGAGATCGACCTGTGCGCCGACACGGTGCTCGCCACCCTCTACGCCGCCAAGAAGTACATCGTGCCTCACCTGGCGCGGGCCTGCGTCAACTTCCTGGAGACGAGCCTGAGCGCCAAGAACGCCTGCGTCCTTCTGTCGCAGAGCTGCCTGTTCGAGGAGCCGGACCTGACGCAGCGCTGCTGGGAGGTCATCGACGCGCAGGCCGAGCTGGCGCTGCGCTCCGAGGGCTTCTGCGACATCGACGCGCAGACGCTGGAGAGCATCCTGCGGCGGGAGACGCTCAACGCCAAGGAGATGGTCGTGTTCGAGGCGGCGCTGAGCTGGGCCGAGGCCGAGTGCCAGCGCCGCGACCTGCCGCCCTCCATCGACAACAAGCGGCTGGTGCTGGGAAAGGCCATCTACCTGATCCGCATCCCCGCCATGGCGCTGGAGGACTTCGCCAACGGCGCGGCGCAGTCCGGCGTGCTGACGCTCAACGAGACCAACGACATCTTCCTGTGGTTCACGGCGTCCCGCAAGCCGGAGCTGCTGTTCTGCACCAAGCCGCGGAAGGGGCTGGCGCCTCAGCGCTGCCACCGCTTCCAGTCCTGCGCCTACCGCAGCAACCAGTGGCGCTACCGCGGCCGCTGCGACAGCATCCAGTTCGCCGTGGACCGCCGCGTCTTCATCGCCGGCTTCGGCCTGTACGGCTCCAGCTGCGGCTCGGCCGAGTACAGCGCCAAGATGGAGCTGAAGCGGCAGGGCGTGCCCATGGCGCAGCGCCTCATCAAGTTCTTCTCCGACGGCTCCAGCAGCACCTTCCCGGTCTGGTTCGATTACCCGGTCCAGATCGAGCCCGACACCTTCTACACGGCCAGCGTGGTTCTGGACGGCAACGAGCTCAGCTACTTCGGCCAGGAGGGCATGACGGAGGTCCAGAGCGGCAAGGTCaccttccagttccagtgctCCTCCGACAGCACCAACGGGACCGGGGTCCAGGGCGGCCAGATCCCAGAACTCATCTTCTACGCCTGA
- the LOC122828929 gene encoding striatin-like, which yields MDEQAGPGVFLSGGGSGPGGTGSARAPPPADGAAARSHYSVPGILHFLQHEWARFEVERAQWEVERAELQAQIAFLQGERRGQENLKKDLVRRIKMLEYALKQERAKYHKLKYGTELNQGEIRAPSYDSDEGNESEATSPANSSHQLSWKQGRQLLRQYLQEVGYTDTILDVKSQRVRVLLGLSGEPGDGPPDLRTGPMVNGTEPSSLKDSGMVSKPDLSDPATVLEAFRFIESAAAEFSDEDEEEDSESKDRTVLDLAAMVRKKPPSSSASDLSDDPDTEEALKGFDFLASPDELDGSDPRRGEDWEKEEPAALGELGWDVDQSLIAQLKEQYRKERKGKKGVKRPNRSKLQDMLANLRDTEEPPPLPPAVSPPSRPSVSRLSEQEVGQPDDEPMAFLPTGGKSFILGRVDEAVSNELALGELGELGELGELAQLTVANEAESLGYDMASKSEALRKTWNPKFALRSHFDSVRGLAFHPVEPVLVTASDDHTLKLWNLQKTAPAKKCAALDVEPIYTFRAHSGAVLSITLSSSGAQCFSGGSDGTIQSWNTPSPNIDPYDSYEASVLRGALRGHSDAVWRLVYSSPHHRLLSASADGTVRLWNAADVSPALAVFNGDGDLGVATSVDLVSSDPAYMVTSFDSGHIGLFNMETQQLVLKFDSAGPAEPPCKINRVLSHPTLPITVTAQEDRHIQFFDNNTGKPIHSMVAHLDAVTCLSVDPNGLYLMSGSHDCSVRLWNMESKTCIQEFTAHRKKFDESIHDVAFHPTKCYIGTAGADALAKVFV from the exons ATGGATGAGCAGGCCGGCCCCGGTGTGTTCCTCAGCGGCGGCGGTTCGGGTCCCGGCGGCACCGGGAGCGCCCGAGCCCCGCCGCCCGCGGACGGAGCCGCGGCCCGGTCTCACTACAGCGTCCCGGGGATCCTCCACTTCCTGCAGCACGAGTGGGCCCGGTTCGAGGTGGAGCGGGCCCAGTGGGAGGTGGAGCGGGCCGAGCTCCAG GCACAAATCGCCTTCCTACAGGGGGAGCGGCGAGGGCAGGAGAACCTGAAGAAGGACCTGGTGAGGCGCATCAAGATGCTGGAGTACGCCTTGAAGCAGGAGAG AGCCAAATACCATAAACTGAAATATGGAACGGAACTGAACCAGGGAGAGATCAGAGCTCCGAGTTACGACTCGG ATGAAGGCAATGAAAGTGAAGCTACCAGTCCTGCCAACAGCAGCCATCAGCTGAGCTGGAAACAGGGACGGCAGCTGCTCCGACA GTACCTCCAGGAGGTCGGATACACCGACACCATCCTGGACGTAAAGTCCCAGAGGGTTCGGGTTCTGCTGGGCCTgtccggagaacctggagacgGCCCGCCGGACCTGAGAACCGGGCCCATGGTGAACGGAACCGAGCCGTCCTCGTTGAAGGACAGCGGCATGGTCAG TAAACCGGACCTGTCGGACCCGGCTACTGTCCTGGAGGCGTTCAGGTTCATTGAGAGCGCCGCTGCCGAGTTCAGCGACGAAGACGAGGAAGAGGACAGCGAGTCCAAAGACAGAACCGTTCTGGACCTGGCTGCC ATGGTGAGGAAGAAGCCGCCGTCGTCCAGCGCCTCTGACCTCAGCGACGACCCCGACACCGAGGAGGCCCTGAAGGGCTTCGACTTCCTGGCCAGTCCGGACGAGCTGGACGGGTCGGATCCGAGGAGAGGGGAGGACTGGG AGAAGGAGGAACCGGCGGCTCTGGGAGAACTGGGCTGGGACGTGGACCAGAGCCTGATCGCCCAGCTGAAGGAGCAGTACAGGAAGGAGAGGAAGGGGAAGAAAGGAGTGAAGA ggcCGAACCGCTCCAAGCTGCAGGACATGCTGGCTAACCTGCGGGACACCGAGGAACCCCCGCCCCTGCCGCCAGCCGTGTCGCCTCCGTCCCGCCCCAGCGTTTCCAGACTGAGCGAACAGGAAGTGGGCCAGCCTGATGACG AGCCGATGGCGTTCCTGCCGACCGGAGGAAAGTCCTTCATCCTGGGCAGAGTTGACGAGGCTGTCTCCAACGAGCTGGcgctgggagaactgggagaactgggagaactgggagaactggCCCAGCTGACGGTTGCCAACGAGGCGGAGAGTCTGGGATACGAC ATGGCCTCGAAGTCTGAGGCTCTGCGGAAAACGTGGAACCCGAAGTTCGCCCTGCGGAGCCACTTTGACTCGGTGCGCGGCCTGGCCTTCCACCCGGTGGAGCCGGTTCTGGTCACGGCGTCCGACGACCACACCCTGAAGCTCTGGAACCTGCAGAAGACGGCGCCCGCCAAGAA GTGTGCAGCGTTAGATGTGGAGCCCATCTACACCTTCAGAGCTCACAG CGGCGCCGTCCTCAGCATCACCCTGAGCTCCAGCGGCGCCCAGTGCTTCAGCGGTGGGTCGGACGGAACCATCCAGAGCTGGAACACGCCCAGCCCAAACATCGACCCGTACGACTCCTACG AGGCCTCCGTCCTGCGGGGGGCGCTGCGCGGCCACTCGGACGCCGTGTGGCGCCTGGTCTACAGCTCGCCTCACCACCGCCTGCTGTCCGCCTCGGCTGATGGGACGGTCCGGCTCTGGAACGCCGCCGACGTTTCTCCGGCGCTGGCCGTGTTCAACGGCGACGGAG ATCTGGGGGTCGCGACCTCTGTGGACCTGGTGAGCAGCGACCCGGCCTACATGGTGACGTCGTTCGACTCGGGTCACATCGGACTCTTCAACATGGAGACGCAGCAGCTGGTTCTGAAGTTCGACTCCGCCGGGCCTGCAG AGCCCCCCTGTAAGATCAACCGTGTCCTGAGCCACCCCACGCTGCCCATCACCGTCACCGCCCAGGAGGACCGCCACATCCAGTTCTTCGACAACAACACAG GTAAACCGATCCACTCCATGGTGGCGCACCTGGACGCGGTCACCTGCCTGTCTGTGGACCCGAACGGGCTCTACCTGATGTCAGGAA GTCACGACTGCTCCGTCCGCCTGTGGAACATGGAGAGTAAGACCTGCATCCAGGAGTTCACCGCCCACCGCAAGAAGTTCGACGAGTCCATCCACGACGTGGCGTTCCACCCCACCAAGTGTTACATCGGCACCGCCGGCGCCGACGCGCTCGCCAAGGTCTTCGTATGA